A region from the Sphingomonas brevis genome encodes:
- a CDS encoding TIGR02186 family protein yields the protein MAQAEPRLVPDISARSIEIRYSFSGAQLLLFGAILYPGGRTPSKPADVIVVLKGPVEPILVREKQKIAGIWMNADSNRFRSAPSFYAVASSAPVRQLVDERTAAIYELGLQDLQLSPGGGALPEKERRFEAGLLDLREREGLYAEHPHGVEISQGVLYRARITIPSQVPVGDYTAETFLVADGKVIAAATREIQIGKSGFERFVALAARQHGFLYGLASVILSLGLGWAAALAFRRRF from the coding sequence ATGGCGCAAGCCGAGCCGCGGCTGGTGCCCGACATCAGCGCGCGGTCGATCGAGATCCGCTACAGCTTCTCTGGCGCGCAGCTGCTGCTGTTCGGAGCGATCCTCTATCCGGGCGGCCGCACGCCGAGCAAGCCAGCGGACGTCATTGTCGTGCTTAAGGGACCGGTCGAACCGATCCTGGTCCGCGAAAAGCAGAAGATTGCCGGGATCTGGATGAACGCGGATTCCAATCGCTTCCGCTCGGCGCCGAGCTTTTATGCGGTCGCCTCGTCGGCGCCGGTCCGGCAATTGGTCGATGAGCGGACCGCGGCAATATATGAGCTTGGCCTTCAGGATCTTCAGCTTTCACCTGGCGGCGGGGCGTTACCCGAAAAAGAGAGACGGTTCGAAGCCGGGCTGCTCGACTTGAGAGAACGTGAGGGACTTTACGCCGAGCATCCCCACGGCGTCGAAATAAGCCAGGGCGTCCTTTATCGCGCCCGCATCACGATCCCCAGCCAAGTGCCGGTCGGCGACTATACCGCCGAAACCTTCCTCGTCGCCGACGGCAAGGTTATCGCCGCCGCCACGAGGGAAATCCAGATTGGCAAATCGGGATTTGAGCGGTTCGTTGCACTCGCCGCGCGTCAGCACGGCTTCCTCTACGGCCTCGCCTCGGTAATTTTGTCATTGGGCCTGGGCTGGGCGGCCGCATTGGCGTTCCGCCGCCGCTTCTAA